In Acholeplasma equirhinis, the following proteins share a genomic window:
- a CDS encoding pseudouridine-5'-phosphate glycosidase, which translates to MNQYIDFAPEVLDALKLGKPVVALESTIISHGMPYPRNVEVGMTLEKIIKNQGATPATIAILDGRIKVGLTPTELTKLSQLKNVMKVSKRDIPYCIAKGYNGATTVSATILVAAMAGIKVFATGGIGGVHRKGQETFDISRDLEELANENVCVVSAGCKSILDIGLTLEYLETKGVPVVGYKSDEFPAFYTKKSGFRLEYQLDSADEIATLLKTKWSLPLPGGVLIANPIPDIYSLDPEFINNEIEKALLSAERDDIKGKQITPYLLSKIEQSTKGISLDSNIQLVYNNAKLAADIAIELSKLY; encoded by the coding sequence ATGAATCAATATATAGATTTTGCACCTGAGGTATTAGATGCACTTAAACTTGGTAAACCAGTTGTCGCATTAGAATCAACAATAATTTCGCATGGTATGCCATATCCAAGAAATGTTGAAGTCGGAATGACGCTTGAAAAAATCATTAAAAACCAAGGTGCTACACCTGCAACAATCGCTATTTTAGATGGCAGAATTAAAGTTGGATTAACACCAACTGAACTCACTAAATTAAGTCAACTTAAAAATGTAATGAAGGTTTCAAAAAGAGACATTCCTTATTGTATTGCAAAGGGTTATAATGGCGCAACTACGGTATCTGCTACCATTTTAGTTGCAGCTATGGCAGGTATCAAAGTGTTTGCAACAGGTGGTATTGGTGGTGTTCATAGAAAAGGTCAAGAAACATTTGATATTTCACGCGATTTAGAGGAACTTGCAAATGAAAATGTTTGTGTTGTTTCCGCTGGGTGTAAATCTATTTTAGACATCGGATTAACATTAGAATATTTAGAAACCAAAGGTGTTCCTGTAGTAGGTTATAAATCAGATGAGTTCCCAGCATTTTATACAAAAAAAAGTGGATTTAGACTTGAATATCAATTAGATTCAGCAGATGAAATTGCAACACTATTAAAAACTAAATGGTCACTTCCACTACCAGGTGGTGTCTTAATTGCAAACCCAATTCCAGATATCTACTCACTCGATCCAGAATTCATAAATAATGAAATTGAAAAAGCACTTCTCTCAGCAGAACGTGATGATATAAAGGGTAAACAAATTACACCTTATCTACTAAGTAAAATTGAACAATCAACCAAAGGTATTTCCTTAGATTCAAATATACAACTTGTCTATAACAATGCCAAACTTGCTGCAGATATTGCAATTGAACTTTCTAAATTATACTAA
- a CDS encoding cation-translocating P-type ATPase — MEKNTYQQTVDETFATLQTTKNGLSSNEVQLRIERFGKNELIAEKKRPIFLKFLDQFKDFMVIVLLIAAGIAFVAAILEQKPEELTEGLLIVGIVLINAIIGVVQEAKADEALESIKKMSSPHATVLRDGVEIKIDVKDLVPGDIVILQAGDFVPADLRLIEVVNLKCDESPLTGEAVPVEKDNIVIQNNDVPLGDRINLAYMGTVVTYGRGAGVVISSGMQTEIGKIASMLNQSEKSETPLQKSIAQLGKTLALLALIIVGIIFAIQITRGLINGELHILESFMSAIALAVAAIPEGLPAIITIVLSIGMQNLVKKKAIMRTLPAVETLGSTSIICSDKTGTLTQNIMTVTDLYVNGQTLKVSEIKKPTSELEMLIDYSVLCNDTIVKYQDNQYLKIGDPTEIALTDLSIQCEINPIAILEKYPRVFELPFDSDRKMMTTVHKIDDQYVSITKGAPDVIFGKSSSYYHDETVKPFDESTYLMFNQQNTFFTDQALRVLAIAFKLYPEETVFDKNVAATLENNLTLLGLVGMIDPARPEVKDAIKETKRAGITTIMITGDHKNTAVAIAKELGILIDDNLAITGKELDKMSDEEYFAKLKDIRVYARVSPENKVRIVEAWKQTGLVVAMTGDGVNDAPSIKKADIGIAMGITGTEVAKGASDMILTDDNFATIVTAVGEGRAIFANIKKAIHFLLSCNIGEIITIFLGVTLGLVLFPNEPFLQILSASQILWVNLVTDSLMAIGLGLEPKEDNIMDESPRDSKKSIFSGGLGFKIAWQGILIGSITFLAFYIGYQMNGIRHAQTLTFMVLAITQLFHAFNVRSEMKSAFNLGKNKFLIFAFIGCFLLQLLTVFVPFIAENVFDIDSVYHWDLTDWLIVLGLSIIPVIIVEITKIFKKSSK, encoded by the coding sequence ATGGAAAAAAATACATATCAACAAACAGTTGATGAAACATTTGCAACACTGCAAACAACAAAAAATGGATTATCTAGTAATGAAGTTCAACTAAGGATCGAAAGATTTGGTAAGAATGAACTTATCGCTGAAAAGAAAAGACCTATATTTTTAAAGTTTTTAGATCAATTTAAAGACTTTATGGTCATCGTTTTGCTGATTGCTGCAGGTATAGCTTTTGTCGCTGCAATACTTGAACAAAAGCCTGAAGAATTAACTGAAGGTTTACTCATTGTCGGTATTGTTTTGATTAATGCGATTATTGGGGTTGTTCAAGAAGCTAAAGCGGATGAAGCTTTAGAATCCATAAAGAAAATGTCAAGTCCACATGCAACAGTTCTAAGAGATGGTGTAGAAATTAAAATTGATGTTAAGGATTTAGTGCCTGGTGATATTGTCATTCTTCAAGCAGGTGATTTTGTTCCGGCTGATTTAAGACTTATTGAGGTAGTCAATCTAAAATGTGATGAATCACCTTTAACTGGTGAAGCAGTCCCAGTTGAAAAAGATAATATCGTTATTCAAAATAACGATGTTCCACTTGGTGATCGAATTAATCTTGCATATATGGGTACAGTTGTAACTTATGGTCGTGGTGCTGGTGTTGTAATTTCGAGTGGTATGCAAACCGAAATTGGTAAAATTGCATCTATGTTAAATCAGAGTGAAAAATCAGAAACACCACTTCAAAAGAGCATTGCTCAACTAGGTAAAACTTTAGCACTTCTTGCGTTAATTATTGTAGGTATTATCTTTGCCATTCAAATAACAAGAGGATTAATTAATGGTGAACTTCATATTCTAGAATCATTTATGTCAGCAATTGCTTTAGCTGTTGCTGCAATTCCAGAGGGGTTACCTGCAATTATTACGATTGTTTTATCGATAGGTATGCAAAACTTAGTTAAGAAAAAAGCAATCATGCGTACACTACCTGCAGTTGAAACCCTTGGATCTACATCTATTATCTGTTCAGATAAAACTGGAACATTAACTCAAAATATTATGACTGTTACAGATTTATATGTAAATGGTCAAACACTCAAAGTTTCTGAAATTAAAAAACCAACCTCAGAGCTTGAAATGCTTATTGATTATAGTGTACTTTGTAATGACACGATTGTTAAATATCAAGATAATCAATACTTAAAAATTGGAGACCCTACTGAAATTGCATTGACTGATTTATCAATTCAATGTGAAATTAATCCAATTGCTATATTAGAAAAATATCCAAGAGTCTTTGAATTACCTTTTGACTCTGACCGTAAAATGATGACAACCGTGCATAAAATAGATGATCAATATGTTTCTATCACAAAAGGTGCACCAGATGTCATCTTTGGTAAATCATCAAGTTACTATCATGATGAAACAGTTAAACCATTTGATGAATCTACCTATCTTATGTTCAACCAACAAAATACATTCTTTACAGACCAAGCATTAAGAGTACTTGCAATAGCATTTAAACTCTATCCAGAAGAAACCGTATTTGATAAAAATGTTGCTGCAACTTTAGAAAACAATTTAACATTACTTGGACTTGTTGGTATGATTGATCCAGCAAGACCTGAGGTTAAAGATGCCATTAAAGAAACTAAACGTGCAGGTATTACAACAATCATGATTACAGGTGACCATAAAAATACTGCTGTTGCGATCGCAAAAGAACTTGGTATTTTAATAGATGATAACCTTGCAATCACTGGCAAAGAATTAGATAAAATGAGTGATGAAGAATACTTTGCAAAACTTAAAGACATTAGAGTTTATGCAAGAGTATCACCAGAAAATAAGGTCAGAATTGTTGAAGCTTGGAAACAAACCGGTCTTGTTGTTGCAATGACCGGTGATGGTGTCAATGATGCACCTTCAATTAAAAAGGCTGATATTGGTATTGCAATGGGTATTACAGGAACTGAAGTTGCTAAAGGTGCATCTGATATGATTTTAACTGATGATAACTTTGCTACGATTGTTACGGCAGTTGGTGAAGGTCGTGCCATCTTTGCTAACATTAAAAAAGCAATTCACTTCTTACTTTCATGTAATATCGGTGAAATCATTACAATATTCTTAGGTGTCACATTAGGACTTGTTTTATTCCCTAACGAACCATTTCTACAAATTCTTTCAGCTTCACAAATCTTATGGGTAAACTTAGTCACTGACTCATTAATGGCAATCGGTTTAGGTCTTGAACCTAAAGAAGATAACATCATGGATGAATCTCCAAGAGATTCTAAAAAGAGCATCTTCTCTGGTGGTTTAGGTTTCAAAATTGCATGGCAAGGCATTTTAATCGGTTCAATAACTTTCCTCGCATTCTATATTGGTTATCAAATGAATGGTATTAGACACGCTCAAACACTTACCTTTATGGTACTCGCGATTACACAGTTATTCCATGCATTTAATGTAAGATCAGAAATGAAATCAGCATTTAATCTAGGTAAAAATAAATTCTTGATATTTGCCTTTATTGGTTGTTTCTTACTTCAATTATTAACGGTATTTGTGCCATTTATTGCAGAAAATGTATTTGATATTGATTCAGTTTATCATTGGGATTTAACCGATTGGTTAATTGTTCTAGGATTATCAATTATTCCTGTTATCATTGTTGAAATAACAAAAATATTTAAAAAATCATCAAAATAA
- a CDS encoding polyribonucleotide nucleotidyltransferase — MSKQVFETVLAGKPLRVEIGEVAKQAHGSVMVYYGDTVVLSTVVGKETSAETDFFPLMVIYQEKLYAAGKIPGGFLRREGRPSEHETLVSRLIDRPIRPLFDEGYRNEVQIVNTVLSSDPEVPSEVAAMLGSSIALEISPIPFLGPIAGVNVGRVNGEYVLNPTPAQMEQSDIDLTLAGTKVAINMVEAGAKQVSEEAMLGALMFGHEAIKTLCDFQLEIKAAVGQEKLIPELNKIDEAIDKMVRAYAEADLIKAVSIVEKAERYAKIDEIKENTLEHFSANYFWKEVEGVKVLDEKEQAKFLKQVGRVVDEIVRMEVRRLITVDKVRPDGRKVDEIRPLSSRVDILPRTHGSALFTRGQTQALGVVTLGSLGENQIIDGLEEAEVSKRFMLHYNFPPFSVGETGRYGAPGRREVGHGALGERALLQVLPSEDEFPYSIRVVSEILESNGSSSQATICVGSMALMAAGVPIKAPVAGIAMGLIKEGDHYTILSDIQGMEDHEGDMDFKVAGTKDGITALQMDIKISGITREIFEEALAQAKLGRLHILEHMSATINDVRPELSAYAPKVKMIRINPEKIRDVIGSGGKIITQIIEDHNNVKIDIEQDGRVFIMHTDSSWINKAAEYIANLVREAKVGELYEAKVTRLLMDKEGKKIQGVFAEIFPGTEGLVHISKWSKERTESLEGLVKVGDQILVKVIKIDEKGRVDLSRKDALQ; from the coding sequence ATGTCAAAACAAGTGTTTGAGACCGTATTAGCTGGCAAGCCTTTACGTGTCGAAATCGGAGAAGTAGCTAAACAAGCTCACGGCTCTGTTATGGTTTATTATGGAGATACAGTTGTTTTATCAACAGTTGTTGGTAAAGAAACATCTGCAGAAACAGACTTTTTCCCATTGATGGTTATCTATCAAGAAAAATTATATGCAGCAGGTAAGATTCCTGGTGGATTCTTAAGAAGAGAAGGACGACCTTCTGAACATGAAACACTCGTTTCAAGATTAATCGATAGACCGATTAGACCTTTATTTGATGAAGGTTATAGAAATGAAGTTCAAATCGTAAATACTGTATTATCAAGCGATCCAGAAGTTCCAAGTGAAGTTGCAGCTATGTTAGGCTCATCAATCGCACTTGAAATTTCACCGATCCCATTCCTTGGACCTATTGCAGGTGTGAATGTTGGTCGTGTAAATGGTGAATATGTATTAAACCCAACACCAGCTCAAATGGAACAATCAGATATTGATTTAACTCTTGCTGGTACAAAGGTAGCAATTAACATGGTTGAAGCTGGTGCTAAACAAGTATCTGAAGAAGCAATGTTAGGTGCTTTAATGTTTGGTCATGAAGCAATTAAAACTTTATGTGATTTTCAATTAGAAATTAAAGCAGCTGTCGGTCAAGAAAAATTAATTCCTGAACTTAACAAGATTGATGAAGCAATTGATAAGATGGTTAGAGCTTATGCTGAAGCTGATCTTATTAAGGCTGTATCAATTGTTGAAAAAGCTGAACGATATGCAAAAATTGATGAGATTAAAGAAAATACTTTAGAACATTTTTCAGCAAACTACTTCTGGAAAGAAGTTGAAGGCGTTAAAGTGTTAGATGAAAAAGAACAAGCTAAATTCTTAAAACAAGTTGGCAGAGTTGTCGATGAAATCGTAAGAATGGAAGTTCGTAGATTAATTACTGTTGATAAAGTACGTCCTGATGGACGTAAAGTGGATGAAATTCGTCCATTATCATCAAGAGTAGACATTTTACCTAGAACTCACGGTTCAGCATTATTTACACGTGGTCAAACACAAGCGTTAGGTGTTGTAACTTTAGGTTCATTAGGTGAAAACCAAATTATTGATGGTCTTGAAGAAGCCGAAGTATCTAAACGCTTTATGTTACATTATAACTTCCCTCCATTCTCAGTAGGGGAAACAGGACGTTATGGTGCACCAGGTCGTCGTGAAGTTGGTCATGGTGCTTTAGGAGAAAGAGCATTATTACAAGTTTTACCTTCAGAAGATGAATTCCCTTATTCAATTCGTGTTGTATCAGAAATTTTAGAATCAAATGGTTCTTCATCACAAGCAACAATTTGTGTCGGTTCAATGGCATTAATGGCTGCTGGTGTGCCTATTAAAGCTCCAGTTGCAGGTATTGCAATGGGTTTAATTAAAGAAGGTGATCACTATACCATTCTTTCAGACATTCAAGGTATGGAAGACCATGAAGGTGATATGGACTTTAAAGTAGCTGGTACTAAAGATGGTATTACAGCACTTCAAATGGATATCAAAATATCAGGTATTACAAGAGAAATCTTTGAAGAAGCACTTGCTCAAGCAAAACTTGGAAGACTTCATATCCTAGAACATATGTCTGCAACAATTAATGATGTTAGACCAGAACTTTCTGCGTATGCTCCAAAAGTTAAGATGATTCGTATCAACCCTGAAAAGATTCGTGATGTGATTGGTTCAGGTGGTAAAATCATTACTCAAATCATTGAAGATCATAACAATGTTAAGATTGATATTGAACAAGATGGTAGAGTATTTATTATGCATACTGATTCATCATGGATTAACAAAGCAGCTGAGTATATTGCAAACTTAGTGAGAGAAGCTAAAGTTGGCGAATTATACGAAGCTAAAGTAACTCGCCTTCTGATGGATAAAGAAGGTAAGAAAATTCAAGGTGTATTTGCCGAAATCTTCCCAGGAACTGAAGGTTTAGTTCATATCTCTAAATGGAGCAAAGAACGTACTGAAAGTCTAGAAGGACTAGTTAAAGTTGGCGATCAAATCTTAGTTAAAGTTATTAAGATTGATGAAAAAGGTCGCGTAGACTTATCACGCAAAGACGCTTTACAATAA
- the rpsO gene encoding 30S ribosomal protein S15 codes for MALSKDNKKALVEKFARFAGDTGSPEVQIAILTAEINELNEHLQVHTHDFHSKRGLFMKIGRRRNLLKYLKNTDASRYAALINELGLRR; via the coding sequence ATGGCACTATCAAAAGATAACAAAAAAGCATTAGTAGAAAAATTTGCAAGATTTGCTGGAGACACTGGTTCACCAGAAGTACAAATCGCAATTTTAACTGCTGAAATCAATGAACTTAACGAACACCTTCAAGTTCACACACATGATTTCCACTCAAAACGTGGTTTATTCATGAAGATTGGACGCAGAAGAAACTTACTTAAGTATCTAAAAAATACAGATGCTTCTCGTTATGCTGCATTGATCAACGAACTCGGATTAAGACGATAA
- a CDS encoding cyclic-di-AMP receptor produces MKLIIAVISNEDANKVQKGLINENFFATRLSTKGGFLREGNATFLIGVNDEKVPEALDIIEKYSKRRNKIVPNAIVNEFGAFSAHLPIEVSVGGATVFIVNVDQFVKV; encoded by the coding sequence ATGAAACTTATAATCGCAGTTATTTCAAATGAAGATGCAAACAAAGTACAAAAAGGTTTAATCAACGAGAACTTCTTCGCTACTAGATTATCTACAAAAGGTGGATTCTTAAGAGAAGGTAATGCGACATTCTTAATTGGGGTTAATGATGAAAAAGTACCTGAAGCTTTAGATATTATTGAAAAGTATTCTAAACGCAGAAATAAGATCGTTCCAAATGCGATTGTTAATGAATTCGGTGCATTTTCTGCGCATCTTCCAATTGAAGTATCTGTTGGTGGAGCCACCGTATTTATTGTGAATGTTGACCAATTTGTTAAGGTTTAA
- a CDS encoding bifunctional riboflavin kinase/FAD synthetase, whose protein sequence is MIVFDTTYDKVENHEPLTLAIGNFDGFHIGHQNIVSKTKSYKDTKSAVMTFSPHPVSVITKTTLPTLMDNHDKTEFLSKTGLDFFFIIHFTPDFSKLSAYDFIHFLKRINVKRIVIGRDFKFGYRGLGTVHDLEKYFEVELVQDLLYKNVRVSSTYVKSLLDQGNIRLVKSLLGRSYQIHGEVVHGDKVGSLIGYPTANINYKNYYMPKVGIYVVNVRIGDKNYLGCANLGHNPTLNYSTTKRLEVFIIDYNGDLYDQEITVSFEYYLRDEIKFNTVEELLKQIDKDVKETIKLTRKV, encoded by the coding sequence ATGATTGTATTTGACACAACATATGATAAAGTAGAAAACCATGAACCGTTAACTTTAGCGATTGGTAATTTTGATGGTTTCCATATTGGTCATCAAAACATTGTTAGTAAGACAAAATCTTACAAAGATACCAAAAGTGCAGTAATGACTTTTTCACCGCATCCTGTATCTGTGATTACTAAAACAACTTTACCGACTTTAATGGATAATCATGATAAAACGGAATTTTTATCTAAGACAGGATTAGATTTCTTTTTCATTATTCATTTCACTCCAGATTTCTCTAAACTTTCAGCATATGATTTTATTCACTTTTTAAAAAGGATTAATGTAAAAAGAATAGTTATCGGTCGTGACTTTAAGTTTGGTTATAGAGGACTTGGTACAGTTCATGATTTAGAAAAGTATTTTGAGGTCGAACTTGTTCAGGATTTACTATATAAAAACGTTAGAGTCTCATCAACTTATGTGAAATCATTACTTGATCAAGGTAATATTCGTCTTGTTAAATCACTACTTGGAAGAAGTTATCAAATTCATGGTGAGGTTGTGCACGGTGATAAAGTTGGTTCACTGATTGGTTATCCTACAGCAAACATTAACTATAAGAATTACTATATGCCGAAGGTTGGTATCTATGTTGTTAACGTTAGAATCGGTGATAAGAATTATTTAGGGTGTGCTAACTTAGGTCATAATCCGACTTTAAATTATTCAACAACGAAGCGTCTTGAAGTATTTATTATTGATTATAACGGTGATTTATACGATCAAGAAATTACAGTTTCATTTGAATATTATTTAAGAGATGAAATTAAATTCAATACCGTAGAAGAACTCTTAAAACAAATTGATAAAGATGTCAAAGAGACAATTAAATTAACGAGAAAAGTATAA
- the truB gene encoding tRNA pseudouridine(55) synthase TruB, with translation MDGILLIHKEAGLTSHDVVYRVKRKLKLDKVGHTGTLDPFATGLLILLIGKATKLAFLFDDLSKTYEGSIVFGKAYDTDDVTGEVLETSNVIPSLNQIESEIKNFLPRYEQIPPQYSAIKKNGRKAYDIARSGEKVEFDTRKVEIYSFDIINYGEALEFKTHVSKGTYIRSIARDLGLKLNTFGALSRLKRMMIGAYDLSQAKTIDEVELTDLIPDTKLFESERYIVLNDFVVKLVKNGQYLDSRHIKGDEPVVILDQNKTPIAFYVKENEVFVPKYFFRGSEL, from the coding sequence ATGGACGGAATTTTATTAATTCATAAAGAGGCTGGGTTAACTAGCCATGATGTTGTTTACAGAGTGAAAAGAAAGTTAAAATTAGATAAAGTGGGGCATACAGGGACACTTGATCCTTTTGCTACGGGTCTTTTAATTTTACTGATTGGTAAAGCAACTAAACTTGCGTTTTTATTTGATGATTTAAGTAAAACTTATGAAGGTAGTATTGTTTTTGGTAAAGCATATGATACAGATGATGTGACTGGTGAGGTTTTAGAAACCTCAAATGTTATACCGAGTTTAAATCAAATTGAAAGCGAAATTAAAAACTTTCTACCAAGGTATGAACAAATACCACCTCAGTATTCTGCAATTAAGAAAAACGGAAGAAAAGCCTACGATATTGCAAGAAGTGGTGAGAAAGTTGAATTTGATACAAGAAAAGTTGAAATCTATAGTTTTGATATCATAAACTATGGTGAAGCATTAGAGTTTAAAACGCATGTTTCAAAAGGAACTTATATTCGAAGTATTGCAAGAGATTTAGGATTGAAATTAAATACTTTTGGTGCTTTATCAAGACTCAAACGCATGATGATTGGTGCTTATGATTTAAGTCAAGCTAAGACAATTGATGAAGTTGAGTTAACAGATTTAATTCCTGATACAAAATTGTTCGAAAGCGAAAGATATATAGTATTGAATGATTTTGTGGTTAAATTAGTAAAAAATGGGCAGTACTTAGATTCTCGTCATATTAAAGGTGATGAACCAGTTGTGATATTGGATCAAAATAAGACGCCGATTGCATTTTATGTGAAAGAAAATGAAGTATTTGTTCCAAAATATTTCTTTAGAGGTAGTGAACTATGA
- the trxA gene encoding thioredoxin, which translates to MQQYKGEDFNSVVDKPGLVLLDFFATWCGPCNMLMPVLEQISSETPDTKFVKIDIDEYRKEAIENGIRAVPTLVLFKNGKEVARASGYQPKEKLLSWLEEHK; encoded by the coding sequence ATGCAACAATATAAAGGTGAAGACTTTAACTCAGTGGTCGACAAACCAGGACTCGTATTATTAGATTTCTTCGCTACTTGGTGTGGACCATGTAATATGTTAATGCCAGTTTTAGAACAAATCAGTTCAGAAACTCCTGATACAAAATTCGTAAAAATTGACATTGATGAATACAGAAAAGAAGCTATCGAAAATGGTATCAGAGCAGTTCCTACACTCGTTTTATTCAAAAACGGTAAGGAAGTAGCAAGAGCTTCAGGTTATCAACCTAAAGAAAAGCTATTAAGCTGGTTAGAAGAACATAAATAA
- a CDS encoding endonuclease MutS2, translating to MHIILQTVSTYTFSKSASEAIIELTPQKDYKTVYDQLNTTDDCLQMIYQYGKLPFFEHYDIHNVLQKLRVSSQLSIDEFLGIRKLISMEIAFDRYQQQFESKLMKIKELILSLENHKEVLTKINQIIDHEGLVYDHASTKLSEIRRQIKIKRTLLDKLLGQVLTKYADYLNESLIVKRNDRYVIPVKDTYKNKIKGVIHDISASGQTIYIEPDDIRQVTQDLEFLNRGELAEIEIILRDLTNRISPYQETLVKNLNIFIELDMVHAKACYAQTVQAIKPRINKEGKISLKDARHPLLDKEKVVPIDVKLSPEQPIMLITGPNTGGKTVALKTIGLFTLMMQVGLLIPANEQSELAIFDHIFADIGDEQSIQQSLSTFSSHLTKIKNMFDQMSGQSLILLDELGSGTDPVEGVSLAIAIIDEIRKNKQNRLIVTTHYSELKLYAFEQDDILNASVAFDQESLKPLYKLQLGIAGSSHALKIAKRLGLKKDVILHAENLLEGRKSNLAKSIEKLNFEQQAVENLREELKKKELELQKQIQSYKDKTAYLEKEKNQLLDQIKQKELKRYEKLKQEAIDLIEELSNKQSLSKPEQADLKGKLNKQESVNTKLTKEKLNVGDYVYIETYQQEGEIIGIKKDKFIVAFGQFELEFSESQLRKTDKPKTTVNKPKKVAVVNTPSKKGSYELDLRGVRFEDVKHLMDKAIDDALLSNIPSIRVIHGFGTGAVRKAVYDYIKQSSYIKSHRYGGEGEGLNGVTIISL from the coding sequence ATGCATATCATTTTACAAACAGTAAGCACCTACACTTTCTCAAAATCAGCGAGTGAAGCGATTATAGAACTTACACCACAAAAAGACTACAAAACTGTATATGATCAACTAAATACCACAGATGACTGTCTTCAGATGATTTACCAATATGGTAAATTACCTTTTTTTGAACATTATGATATTCATAACGTTTTACAAAAATTAAGAGTATCAAGTCAATTATCTATTGATGAATTTTTGGGTATTAGAAAATTAATTTCAATGGAAATTGCATTTGATCGATATCAACAACAATTTGAATCAAAGCTCATGAAAATTAAAGAGCTTATTTTAAGTTTAGAAAATCATAAAGAAGTATTGACTAAAATTAACCAAATCATTGATCATGAAGGTTTAGTTTATGATCATGCATCGACTAAGTTATCAGAAATTAGAAGACAAATTAAAATAAAAAGAACTCTTCTTGATAAACTGTTAGGTCAAGTTTTAACCAAATATGCAGATTATTTAAATGAAAGTTTAATTGTCAAAAGAAATGATCGTTATGTTATTCCAGTTAAAGACACATACAAAAACAAAATTAAAGGTGTCATTCATGATATCTCTGCATCTGGTCAAACAATTTATATTGAACCAGATGATATAAGACAAGTGACACAAGATTTAGAGTTTTTAAATCGTGGTGAACTAGCAGAAATTGAAATCATATTAAGAGATTTAACAAATCGTATTTCTCCATATCAAGAAACATTAGTCAAAAATTTAAATATTTTTATTGAACTTGATATGGTACATGCTAAAGCCTGTTATGCACAAACAGTTCAAGCAATTAAACCAAGAATCAATAAAGAAGGTAAAATTTCTTTGAAAGACGCGAGACATCCACTCCTAGATAAAGAGAAAGTCGTTCCTATTGATGTTAAATTGAGTCCAGAACAGCCGATTATGTTGATAACTGGTCCAAATACGGGTGGTAAGACTGTAGCCCTTAAAACGATTGGTTTATTCACTTTAATGATGCAAGTTGGTTTACTAATTCCTGCCAATGAGCAAAGCGAACTTGCAATCTTTGACCACATATTTGCAGATATTGGTGATGAACAATCAATTCAACAATCGTTATCAACATTCTCATCACATTTGACAAAAATTAAAAACATGTTTGATCAAATGAGTGGTCAATCCTTAATTCTTTTAGATGAATTAGGTTCAGGTACTGACCCAGTTGAAGGTGTATCACTTGCGATTGCAATCATTGATGAAATTAGAAAAAACAAACAAAATCGATTGATTGTGACCACACATTATAGTGAATTAAAACTTTATGCATTTGAACAAGATGATATTTTAAATGCGTCTGTCGCATTTGATCAAGAAAGTTTAAAGCCACTCTATAAATTACAACTAGGTATTGCCGGTAGTTCACATGCACTAAAAATCGCTAAAAGATTAGGACTTAAAAAGGATGTCATCCTACATGCAGAAAATCTTTTAGAAGGTAGAAAATCAAATCTTGCTAAATCAATTGAAAAATTAAACTTCGAACAACAAGCAGTTGAAAACTTAAGAGAAGAATTAAAGAAAAAAGAATTAGAGTTACAAAAACAAATTCAATCATACAAAGATAAGACTGCTTATTTAGAAAAAGAAAAAAATCAACTTCTTGATCAAATTAAACAAAAGGAACTCAAACGTTATGAAAAATTAAAACAAGAAGCAATTGATTTAATTGAAGAATTATCAAACAAACAATCACTTTCTAAACCTGAACAAGCAGATTTAAAAGGTAAACTCAATAAACAAGAATCCGTGAACACTAAACTTACTAAAGAAAAGTTAAATGTTGGTGATTATGTCTATATTGAAACATACCAACAAGAAGGTGAAATCATTGGTATTAAAAAGGATAAGTTTATCGTAGCATTTGGTCAATTTGAACTTGAATTTTCTGAATCACAATTAAGAAAGACAGATAAACCAAAAACGACAGTAAATAAACCGAAGAAGGTTGCTGTAGTGAATACACCATCTAAAAAAGGTTCATATGAACTCGATTTACGTGGTGTGAGATTTGAAGATGTGAAACATCTTATGGATAAAGCAATCGATGATGCATTGCTATCAAATATTCCTTCAATCCGTGTTATTCACGGGTTTGGAACTGGTGCTGTGAGAAAAGCAGTTTACGATTATATTAAACAATCAAGTTACATAAAATCCCATAGATACGGAGGCGAAGGTGAAGGTTTAAATGGTGTAACCATTATTAGCCTTTAG